One Natrinema longum genomic window carries:
- a CDS encoding DUF7288 family protein — MFGTNTSDTDRGQAYTLEGLIGAMIVLMAVLFALQSSVIMSSTGGEGDQSVQEQIQQEVQDSLVVANQEGNLSEVVRNWNADGEFENASQPINGTNTYTVSEFENESKLGQILNHRFEDPRYNVELHPENGPKRYLVRQASPPPSASIASYTVTLYDNQTVTSSSVSKELHATDSDTRIVPREYQDETPVYNVVEVRVIVWR, encoded by the coding sequence ATGTTCGGAACCAACACGTCCGACACCGACCGCGGACAGGCGTACACACTCGAGGGGCTCATCGGCGCGATGATCGTGTTGATGGCCGTCCTCTTTGCCCTCCAGTCGTCCGTGATCATGTCGTCGACGGGCGGAGAGGGCGACCAATCGGTACAGGAACAAATCCAACAGGAGGTACAGGACTCGTTGGTCGTCGCCAATCAAGAGGGAAACCTTTCCGAAGTCGTTCGAAATTGGAACGCTGACGGGGAGTTCGAAAACGCGAGTCAACCGATCAACGGGACGAACACCTACACCGTATCGGAGTTCGAAAACGAATCCAAACTGGGGCAGATCCTGAACCACCGCTTCGAGGACCCGAGATACAACGTCGAACTTCATCCGGAGAACGGCCCCAAGCGCTACCTCGTCCGTCAGGCCAGCCCACCACCCAGCGCCTCGATAGCGAGCTACACCGTCACGCTGTACGATAACCAGACCGTGACATCGTCATCGGTTTCCAAGGAACTCCATGCCACCGATTCGGACACGCGAATTGTCCCACGGGAGTATCAGGACGAAACACCGGTCTACAACGTCGTCGAGGTACGGGTGATCGTATGGCGATGA
- a CDS encoding DUF7266 family protein: MIARRAGRDRAVSITITHVLTIAITTILIAMLLTSASTMLDTETDRSTESSLETIGERLANEIGNVDQIAGASDDTVAMVADHPRKAAASGYTVELRTSCSASLLDGSTDCLILTANSADVVVYVPIKTDRPIADGSDAAGGPIEIRYDSTEISITEGPR, encoded by the coding sequence GTGATCGCTCGACGTGCCGGTCGAGATCGTGCAGTCTCGATTACGATCACACACGTGCTCACGATCGCTATCACGACGATTCTCATAGCCATGCTATTGACGAGTGCCAGTACAATGCTCGATACCGAGACCGACCGAAGCACCGAGTCCTCTCTCGAGACGATCGGCGAACGGCTCGCCAACGAGATCGGAAACGTCGATCAGATCGCGGGAGCGAGCGACGATACCGTGGCGATGGTCGCAGACCATCCACGGAAGGCAGCCGCCTCGGGATATACCGTCGAATTACGAACGAGCTGTTCTGCATCCCTGCTCGACGGGTCGACGGACTGTCTGATACTGACGGCAAACAGCGCTGACGTCGTCGTTTACGTTCCGATCAAGACGGATCGGCCGATCGCCGACGGCAGCGATGCGGCCGGTGGACCGATCGAGATACGGTACGACAGTACCGAAATTTCGATTACGGAGGGGCCCCGATGA
- a CDS encoding DUF7289 family protein encodes MRSNRDRPATFTDSRDRGVSEVLAFILVFATIMGSVALLSTVGFQTMADFQEGEQLRNSERAMIALADNFNTALHSDSIETRNSELAVRGGTVTTGDGGTVVSIDFESSESGTIDRDVPLGVLTYQSGSDTIAYEGGGVVRSDGDGSVALKNPQLRCTPGSGGSDNGTAIISLVAIDSADRSIQTSGTLELEMNVTNHERTVYDVTGSNKVTVTTPSSDYTTAWDGIRSTGGWSGGTCENVDQAAVTVVTVDITYPNPR; translated from the coding sequence ATGAGGTCGAACCGCGATCGACCGGCCACGTTCACGGACTCCCGGGACCGTGGCGTCTCGGAGGTACTCGCGTTCATTCTGGTGTTCGCGACGATCATGGGCTCGGTGGCGCTGCTGTCGACGGTCGGCTTTCAGACGATGGCCGACTTTCAGGAGGGAGAACAGCTTCGAAATAGCGAACGGGCGATGATCGCACTCGCGGACAATTTCAACACCGCCTTGCATTCCGACAGTATCGAGACACGGAACAGTGAACTAGCAGTACGAGGCGGAACGGTTACGACCGGTGATGGCGGGACAGTCGTTTCTATCGACTTCGAATCGAGCGAGAGCGGGACTATCGATAGAGACGTCCCGCTGGGCGTCCTGACGTACCAATCCGGGTCGGATACGATCGCATACGAAGGCGGTGGCGTCGTCCGATCCGACGGCGACGGGAGCGTCGCGCTCAAAAACCCCCAGCTCAGGTGTACGCCGGGATCGGGCGGTTCCGATAACGGAACGGCGATCATCTCGCTCGTGGCGATCGATTCTGCCGATCGATCCATCCAAACCAGCGGGACGCTCGAACTGGAGATGAACGTAACGAACCACGAGCGAACCGTCTACGACGTTACCGGCAGCAACAAAGTAACGGTGACAACGCCAAGCAGCGACTACACTACCGCGTGGGACGGCATTCGCTCGACCGGTGGCTGGTCCGGTGGGACCTGTGAAAACGTCGATCAAGCCGCCGTCACCGTCGTCACCGTCGATATCACGTATCCCAATCCCCGGTAA
- a CDS encoding CheR family methyltransferase, producing MIGNGAGDADNDSDGDRRRAETTADDAAFTALLTFVEDELSFATSHYNDSYLDRRVSSRMRRTQRETYGAYLEKLRSDPTEQEALLEALSINVTGFFRNPDVWEGIRAVLRKLSASTTTVRVWSAACADGREPYSLAMLAHDDPEIDESNVYVLGTDISTPALETARAGVYEESRTIDLDDQLSFLDDYRQYVDVDDRTYRISDHVQRNVRFQRHDLINDEPKSGFDLVICRNLFIYIDNAYKEPMLETIARSLRTDGYLVIGKAETIPPTLQSAFAVREARLRIYQRELTEPNDGGPDRRVNSSPES from the coding sequence GTGATCGGCAACGGGGCCGGCGACGCCGACAACGATTCCGATGGGGATCGGAGGCGTGCCGAGACGACTGCTGACGACGCGGCGTTCACGGCCCTCCTTACGTTCGTCGAGGACGAGCTGTCGTTCGCGACGAGCCACTACAACGATAGCTACCTCGACCGGCGGGTCTCCTCGCGGATGCGTCGGACGCAACGCGAAACCTATGGGGCGTACTTGGAGAAGCTACGGTCCGATCCGACCGAACAGGAGGCGCTGCTCGAGGCGTTGAGCATCAACGTCACGGGCTTCTTTCGAAACCCGGACGTCTGGGAGGGGATTCGCGCTGTCCTCCGAAAGCTATCCGCGAGTACGACCACCGTCCGCGTCTGGAGCGCCGCGTGTGCCGACGGACGGGAACCGTATTCGCTGGCCATGCTCGCCCACGACGACCCCGAGATCGACGAATCGAACGTCTACGTTCTCGGAACCGACATCAGTACACCAGCACTCGAGACCGCCCGAGCGGGCGTCTACGAGGAATCCCGAACGATCGATCTCGACGACCAACTCTCCTTTCTCGACGACTACCGCCAGTACGTCGACGTCGACGATCGAACCTACCGGATCAGCGATCACGTCCAGCGAAACGTTCGCTTCCAGCGCCACGACCTGATCAACGACGAGCCCAAATCCGGGTTCGATCTCGTCATCTGTCGGAACCTGTTTATTTACATCGACAACGCGTACAAAGAGCCGATGCTCGAGACGATCGCCAGGTCCCTCCGGACGGACGGCTACCTCGTCATCGGAAAGGCCGAGACGATACCGCCGACCCTCCAGTCGGCCTTCGCCGTCCGCGAGGCCCGACTCCGAATCTATCAGCGAGAACTGACGGAGCCAAACGATGGGGGCCCCGATCGACGTGTGAACTCGAGCCCCGAATCGTAA
- a CDS encoding chemotaxis protein CheD: protein MKTYGTEPGAPTPVQVGISELVVSDGDDTLKSYGLGSCLAIALYDPNAEIGGLAHVMLPDGDAADNSDRKPGKYADTAIRALLRRMVEQGANYTAVEAKIAGGSDMFEFESFGDGVGKRNIAAAKTELEKLGVPLEAEDVGGEYGRTVEFTPGTGTLVVKTSDGTNGVTEL from the coding sequence ATGAAAACCTACGGCACCGAACCGGGGGCACCGACGCCGGTCCAGGTCGGAATCTCCGAACTGGTCGTCAGCGACGGCGACGACACGCTCAAGTCCTACGGGCTCGGCTCGTGTCTCGCCATCGCACTCTACGATCCGAACGCCGAAATCGGCGGGTTGGCACACGTGATGCTTCCCGACGGCGACGCCGCCGATAACAGCGACCGGAAACCCGGCAAGTACGCCGACACGGCGATCAGGGCGTTGCTACGCCGAATGGTCGAACAGGGAGCTAACTACACTGCCGTCGAGGCGAAGATCGCCGGCGGCAGCGACATGTTCGAATTCGAGAGCTTCGGTGATGGTGTCGGGAAGCGAAACATCGCCGCCGCAAAGACGGAACTCGAGAAACTCGGGGTGCCACTCGAGGCCGAGGACGTCGGCGGTGAGTACGGCCGGACCGTGGAGTTCACGCCCGGAACGGGGACGCTCGTCGTGAAGACCTCCGACGGCACCAACGGAGTGACGGAGTTGTGA
- a CDS encoding chemotaxis protein CheC, whose product MKLDVNALGTFYRMAREGAGLAAGRLTHMLGVETQVGVTKLNFMRGQEIRRDFEDSTEKVGVRVKLTGGIEGYSVVVFERENAIRIVETLLAEAGPDADVDTDVGDVDGFDEMTESAATEVGHIMNSGFIDGWADVLETVIDVSTPEFVEGKSSEPFFGDIDEAPADDDLALLFQSQIETVGTEVGFSHYLFPKRESMSKLLERLRTSDGIEYDKLDGFDRMAERGAEEVAKTATTLTGIDTSVEIRRLNFVSLEAIPEQVAEEKLVGVAFEFDGMPSGYLLFLFDEESAHEIVDAMVPMEVDEDGFGEMGTSAIKELGNIMASGFLDGWANVLDTTIDHSTPEFIHDIGAAAVDPVIIQLGENQDFAFVFDTVVMADGREFDCEVYAIPDESDLERALNSLDVDRIEDAKTTAEFQEVDNA is encoded by the coding sequence ATGAAACTCGACGTCAATGCACTCGGCACGTTCTACCGGATGGCTCGAGAAGGAGCGGGACTGGCTGCGGGCCGACTCACCCATATGCTGGGCGTCGAAACGCAGGTCGGCGTGACGAAACTCAACTTCATGCGAGGGCAGGAGATCCGGCGTGATTTCGAGGACTCGACCGAGAAGGTCGGCGTTCGGGTCAAGCTGACCGGCGGGATCGAGGGCTACTCGGTCGTCGTCTTCGAGCGCGAAAACGCGATTCGGATCGTCGAAACCCTGCTCGCCGAGGCCGGGCCCGACGCTGATGTCGACACCGACGTCGGCGACGTAGACGGGTTCGACGAGATGACCGAAAGCGCCGCGACGGAGGTCGGCCACATCATGAACAGCGGCTTTATCGACGGCTGGGCCGACGTCTTGGAGACCGTCATCGACGTCTCCACGCCGGAGTTCGTCGAAGGCAAATCCTCCGAACCGTTCTTCGGCGATATCGACGAGGCACCGGCCGACGACGACCTCGCATTGCTCTTCCAGAGCCAGATCGAGACCGTCGGCACCGAGGTCGGGTTTAGCCACTACCTCTTCCCGAAACGCGAGTCGATGTCGAAACTCCTCGAGCGGCTGCGGACGAGCGACGGCATCGAGTACGACAAACTCGATGGCTTCGATCGGATGGCAGAGCGCGGTGCCGAAGAGGTCGCCAAGACCGCGACTACCCTGACCGGGATCGATACGAGCGTCGAGATCCGTCGGCTCAACTTCGTCTCGCTCGAGGCGATCCCCGAGCAGGTCGCCGAAGAGAAACTCGTCGGAGTCGCCTTCGAGTTCGACGGCATGCCCAGCGGGTATCTGCTGTTCCTGTTCGACGAGGAGTCGGCCCACGAGATCGTCGACGCGATGGTTCCCATGGAGGTCGATGAAGACGGGTTCGGCGAGATGGGAACGAGCGCGATCAAAGAACTGGGCAACATCATGGCCAGCGGATTCCTCGATGGCTGGGCGAACGTGCTCGATACGACGATCGACCACTCCACGCCGGAGTTCATCCACGATATCGGCGCTGCGGCCGTCGATCCGGTTATCATTCAACTCGGCGAGAATCAGGACTTCGCGTTCGTCTTCGATACGGTCGTCATGGCCGACGGCCGCGAGTTCGACTGTGAAGTGTACGCGATCCCCGACGAGTCGGACCTCGAGCGGGCGCTGAACAGCCTCGACGTCGACCGGATCGAAGACGCCAAGACGACGGCGGAGTTTCAGGAAGTCGATAACGCATGA
- a CDS encoding chemotaxis protein CheC: protein MTMMVDIRKLSFINEMAKVGTNGVADNMSKLTGEDAQMEVTKTNFIDVDDIESQLDGGKRVGVRVRLLDPPHGHILILFPEASAKKITAIMLREVVDDMGDVSGKMARSAVEEMGNMMASGFIDGWADVLGRAIDIAAPQLVYAPTGDIVTRTASLGGDDLALFFDSDLAVPSYQIEAEIYAFPDLEEFVEMVNGIEVQPA from the coding sequence ATGACGATGATGGTCGACATTCGAAAGTTGAGTTTCATAAACGAGATGGCGAAGGTCGGGACGAACGGCGTCGCCGATAACATGAGCAAACTGACCGGTGAGGACGCCCAGATGGAGGTGACGAAAACTAACTTCATCGACGTCGACGACATCGAGTCCCAACTCGACGGCGGCAAGCGAGTTGGCGTCCGCGTCCGGCTGCTCGACCCACCCCACGGGCACATCCTGATCCTCTTCCCCGAGGCGAGCGCAAAGAAGATCACGGCGATCATGCTTCGCGAGGTCGTCGACGACATGGGCGACGTCTCCGGCAAGATGGCCCGCAGCGCCGTCGAGGAGATGGGCAACATGATGGCCAGTGGCTTTATCGACGGCTGGGCCGACGTGCTCGGCCGCGCGATCGATATCGCCGCGCCACAGCTCGTCTACGCGCCGACGGGCGACATCGTCACCCGGACGGCGAGTCTCGGCGGCGACGATCTCGCCCTGTTCTTCGATTCCGACCTGGCGGTTCCCAGCTATCAGATCGAAGCCGAGATCTACGCTTTCCCCGACTTAGAAGAGTTCGTCGAAATGGTCAACGGCATCGAAGTCCAACCCGCATGA
- a CDS encoding chemotaxis protein CheA, which produces MSDYLTDFVQESEERITELNNALLTLEEDPDDEEAMDQIFRIAHTLKGNAGAMGLEPASDLAHAIEDLLDAVRGDDLEVTPALMDDIFDGVDELETMVAEVGAAGEIETDPSATIGSLREHLSESAEPATGITTPTTDEIDDICSRFEPPADDSHNAYLARLAIAKEDGVNNGELVVEALIDAFDLIGTDPPRETIEAGEYGDSFDAVFATAVGETAIASGLEPVEEVGDFEIVAVTDRFDAVDERTGTAETDAAAEPGDGITADEAQDLEVDDLLDEFTEFDDLDEMVEDVEDEELDAFEDMGEAGSFDDLLDDEDVAELEGGAGDPPTEPDVGDEGGSGPAGDSQPAADDETAGAAQSAEEDVEDAGAVFDELKDEVEMVGFDELQDELEELEFDEFDEEEEVDMDELLGEDADDDSFLDAGEPSEEAVDDVLFDSESTDDDATVDPDADEASESAEDDLETATDEGVATAEDAGDASSADLEGTTADDIGFDDDAATAQDPADAPSGGEPETVAAEAGVEPETAPLDSDPETAGESEASGADGETAAGDAGTGEEAISDDETGESAVTDDATVADAGSTDGVDPLDDDAESDAFGSGDESSDDAVTTPVDADSVDTEPVDDATESVDPDDDGASDSFGADADEAFEPTAGFDDTGDADSSSETDAFDDTDGFDVGADDPFDDFDDGPVGADLDDDGFDDTDDGFDDEMFGGADEFDTADAGFDSPTSAPETDDDSGQASTESFGSDTADSGDEDESDVVRIVDEPEIEIPNLSIPETSDQPDADAETDESQSIRVDIEQVDSLLTLVEGLVTSRVRLRHAADSDDGGTALEKELDALSDLTTDLQETVMDIRLVPLQTVTNRLPRVVRDIAREQNKEVDFEIHGEDVEIDRSILDRIGDPLIHLVRNAVDHGIESPAEREEAGKPREGTVEVHADRARDRVTITVKDDGGGLDPDRLRDEAVEAGILDADAADAMPDEDAYDLIFHSGLSTADEVTDVSGRGVGMDVVKRTIEDLDGTVSIDSDEGDGTTVTMTLPVTVAIDEILFVESGGEEFGVPTKAVQDIESAGSIETAEGESVLPGEGGDYPVISLADVLETPAPGANGDGMVVRIRDEVREVALHCDHVHGQQEVVVKPFEGIMSGIPGISGATVRGRGEVVNILDVTTL; this is translated from the coding sequence ATGAGTGATTATCTGACAGACTTCGTTCAGGAGAGCGAAGAACGGATTACCGAACTGAACAACGCCTTGCTCACGCTGGAGGAAGACCCCGACGACGAGGAGGCGATGGACCAGATCTTCCGGATCGCACACACCCTCAAGGGGAACGCTGGGGCGATGGGGCTGGAGCCGGCCAGCGATCTCGCCCACGCGATCGAGGACCTGCTCGATGCCGTCCGCGGTGACGACCTCGAGGTGACGCCGGCGCTGATGGACGACATCTTCGATGGCGTCGACGAACTCGAGACGATGGTCGCGGAAGTCGGCGCAGCCGGCGAGATCGAGACCGATCCGTCGGCGACGATCGGCTCGCTTCGGGAACACCTGTCGGAGTCGGCCGAACCGGCGACGGGAATCACGACGCCGACGACAGACGAGATCGACGACATCTGTTCGCGATTCGAGCCGCCTGCTGACGACAGCCACAACGCCTATCTGGCCCGTCTCGCGATCGCAAAAGAGGACGGAGTCAACAACGGGGAGTTGGTCGTCGAGGCCCTGATCGACGCGTTCGATCTGATCGGTACCGACCCGCCCCGCGAGACGATCGAGGCCGGGGAGTACGGCGACAGCTTCGATGCCGTCTTCGCCACTGCGGTCGGCGAAACGGCGATCGCCTCCGGTCTCGAGCCGGTCGAGGAGGTCGGCGACTTCGAGATCGTCGCCGTCACCGATCGATTCGACGCCGTCGACGAGCGGACCGGGACCGCCGAAACGGACGCGGCTGCCGAACCCGGTGACGGGATCACAGCCGACGAGGCACAGGATCTCGAGGTCGACGACCTGCTCGACGAGTTCACCGAGTTCGACGACTTAGACGAGATGGTCGAGGACGTCGAGGACGAAGAGCTCGACGCGTTCGAAGACATGGGCGAGGCCGGCTCGTTCGACGACCTGCTCGACGACGAGGACGTCGCCGAACTCGAGGGCGGGGCGGGCGACCCACCGACCGAGCCAGACGTAGGCGACGAGGGGGGATCCGGGCCGGCAGGCGATTCCCAACCGGCAGCTGACGACGAGACGGCGGGGGCCGCCCAATCGGCCGAGGAGGACGTCGAGGATGCCGGTGCCGTCTTCGACGAACTCAAAGACGAGGTCGAGATGGTCGGGTTCGACGAACTCCAGGACGAACTCGAGGAGCTCGAGTTCGACGAGTTCGACGAGGAAGAGGAAGTCGACATGGACGAACTGCTCGGCGAGGACGCCGACGACGATTCCTTCCTCGACGCAGGGGAGCCATCCGAGGAGGCAGTCGACGACGTGCTGTTCGATTCGGAGTCGACCGACGACGACGCGACCGTCGATCCCGACGCCGACGAAGCGTCGGAGTCGGCCGAAGACGACCTCGAGACCGCCACCGACGAGGGAGTGGCGACCGCCGAAGACGCCGGGGACGCCTCGAGCGCCGATCTCGAGGGGACCACTGCCGACGATATCGGCTTCGACGACGATGCGGCGACAGCCCAGGACCCGGCCGATGCCCCATCGGGTGGCGAACCCGAAACGGTCGCCGCCGAAGCCGGTGTGGAGCCCGAAACGGCTCCGCTCGATTCGGACCCCGAAACAGCCGGTGAGAGCGAAGCAAGTGGAGCCGACGGTGAGACGGCCGCGGGTGACGCTGGGACGGGAGAAGAAGCCATCTCGGACGACGAGACGGGTGAATCAGCCGTCACTGACGATGCAACCGTGGCCGACGCCGGTAGTACGGACGGCGTCGATCCGCTCGATGACGACGCGGAATCGGATGCGTTCGGTTCGGGAGACGAGAGCAGCGACGACGCCGTGACAACCCCTGTCGACGCCGATTCAGTTGATACCGAGCCAGTCGATGACGCGACCGAGTCCGTCGACCCTGACGACGACGGAGCGAGCGACTCGTTCGGTGCGGACGCCGACGAGGCGTTCGAACCGACAGCAGGGTTCGACGATACCGGCGACGCCGATTCGTCGTCCGAGACGGACGCGTTCGACGACACCGACGGCTTCGACGTGGGTGCCGACGATCCGTTCGACGACTTCGACGACGGTCCGGTCGGGGCCGACCTGGACGACGACGGTTTCGACGACACTGACGACGGCTTCGACGACGAGATGTTCGGGGGGGCAGACGAGTTCGATACCGCCGATGCCGGCTTCGACTCGCCGACTTCGGCCCCCGAGACGGACGACGATTCGGGTCAGGCGTCGACGGAATCGTTCGGCAGCGATACGGCCGACTCGGGAGACGAAGACGAGTCCGATGTCGTACGGATCGTCGACGAGCCGGAGATAGAGATTCCGAACCTCTCCATCCCGGAAACGAGCGATCAGCCCGACGCCGACGCCGAAACCGACGAGAGTCAGTCGATCCGTGTCGACATCGAACAGGTCGACTCGCTGTTGACCCTCGTCGAGGGACTGGTGACCAGTCGTGTCAGGCTCCGGCACGCGGCCGACTCCGACGACGGTGGGACGGCACTCGAGAAGGAACTCGACGCGCTGTCGGACCTGACGACGGATCTTCAGGAGACGGTGATGGACATCCGACTGGTGCCGCTCCAGACGGTAACGAACCGCTTACCGCGGGTCGTCCGTGATATCGCCCGCGAACAGAACAAGGAGGTCGACTTCGAGATACACGGCGAGGACGTCGAGATCGACCGCAGTATCCTCGACCGAATCGGCGATCCGCTGATCCACCTCGTCCGCAACGCCGTCGATCACGGGATCGAATCGCCCGCAGAGCGCGAGGAGGCCGGCAAGCCCCGCGAGGGAACCGTCGAGGTCCACGCCGACCGCGCGCGCGACCGCGTGACGATCACCGTCAAGGACGACGGCGGCGGACTCGACCCCGATCGACTGCGCGACGAAGCCGTCGAGGCCGGGATTCTCGACGCGGACGCAGCGGACGCGATGCCCGACGAGGACGCGTACGATCTGATCTTCCACTCCGGGCTCTCGACGGCCGATGAGGTGACGGACGTCAGCGGCCGGGGGGTCGGGATGGACGTCGTCAAACGGACGATCGAGGACCTCGACGGAACGGTTTCGATCGATAGCGACGAGGGCGACGGAACGACCGTCACGATGACGCTCCCGGTGACGGTCGCGATCGACGAGATCCTGTTCGTCGAGAGCGGCGGTGAGGAGTTCGGCGTTCCAACCAAGGCCGTCCAGGACATCGAGTCCGCCGGGTCGATCGAGACGGCCGAGGGAGAATCCGTGCTTCCCGGTGAGGGGGGCGACTACCCCGTCATCTCGCTTGCCGACGTCCTCGAGACGCCGGCCCCGGGCGCGAACGGGGATGGGATGGTCGTTCGTATCCGCGACGAAGTCCGGGAAGTGGCCCTGCACTGTGATCACGTGCACGGCCAGCAGGAGGTCGTCGTCAAGCCTTTCGAGGGCATTATGAGCGGCATTCCCGGGATCAGCGGTGCGACGGTTCGGGGGAGGGGGGAAGTGGTCAACATCCTGGATGTGACGACACTATGA
- the cheB gene encoding chemotaxis-specific protein-glutamate methyltransferase CheB, with protein MTRVLVVDDSKFMRTVIGNALEAADYDVETAANGSDAVDAVAAFDPDVVTMDVEMPELDGIDAVERIMATNPTVILMLSVHTEQGAEATLDALERGAVDFLHKPDGSDSRNIAHLSDEVVEKVDELAEANVSSVALARASATAYATRSERAGGTERGPTTGNAVAGGSDTQINLGTGPGVPPGIGTGSTATEDPTPVTVDGEPADAPTIVLGASTGGPKIVERLFERLPAELGAKLLVVQHMPPGFTERFADRLDSHSAYDVREATDRDRLRPGEAAVAPGNVHLEVAAEIGDSLRLRLTDGDRVHGVRPAIDVTMESAAKRVSNGLCGVVLTGMGRDGAAGIEAIKGVGGHTIAQDEATSPVFGIPCQAIETGCVDTIAPAEGIIDAIVDAFTTDGENDE; from the coding sequence ATGACGCGAGTACTCGTTGTCGACGACTCGAAGTTTATGCGGACAGTCATCGGCAACGCGCTCGAGGCGGCTGACTACGACGTCGAAACGGCTGCAAACGGGTCCGACGCCGTCGACGCCGTCGCTGCGTTCGATCCCGACGTCGTGACGATGGACGTGGAAATGCCGGAGTTGGACGGGATCGACGCCGTCGAGCGGATCATGGCGACGAATCCGACCGTGATTCTCATGCTCAGCGTACACACGGAACAGGGAGCGGAGGCGACGCTCGATGCCTTAGAGCGTGGGGCAGTCGACTTCCTTCACAAGCCCGACGGCTCCGACTCGCGAAACATCGCACACCTCTCCGACGAGGTCGTCGAGAAGGTCGACGAACTCGCCGAAGCCAACGTGTCGTCGGTGGCGCTCGCTCGAGCTTCCGCGACAGCATACGCGACTCGATCCGAACGCGCCGGCGGTACAGAGCGGGGACCCACGACAGGGAACGCCGTCGCCGGCGGTTCGGACACGCAAATAAACCTCGGGACCGGGCCGGGAGTGCCGCCCGGAATCGGAACCGGGTCCACCGCCACCGAGGACCCGACGCCGGTCACCGTCGACGGCGAGCCTGCGGACGCACCGACGATCGTCCTCGGCGCGTCGACTGGCGGTCCGAAGATCGTCGAACGGCTCTTCGAGCGACTCCCGGCCGAACTCGGAGCGAAACTGCTGGTCGTCCAGCATATGCCACCGGGGTTTACCGAGCGGTTCGCCGACCGGCTCGACTCACACAGCGCGTACGACGTGCGTGAGGCCACGGACCGGGATCGGCTCCGACCCGGCGAGGCCGCCGTCGCGCCGGGGAACGTCCACCTCGAGGTGGCAGCCGAAATCGGCGACTCGCTCCGGCTGCGACTCACGGACGGCGATCGGGTCCACGGCGTCCGACCGGCGATCGACGTGACGATGGAAAGTGCCGCCAAACGGGTCTCGAACGGGCTCTGTGGCGTCGTCCTGACCGGTATGGGCCGCGACGGTGCGGCCGGGATCGAGGCGATCAAAGGCGTGGGAGGACACACGATCGCCCAGGACGAGGCGACGAGCCCGGTCTTTGGCATCCCCTGTCAGGCAATCGAAACGGGTTGTGTCGACACGATCGCGCCCGCCGAGGGCATCATCGACGCAATCGTCGACGCGTTTACCACGGACGGTGAGAACGATGAGTGA
- the cheY gene encoding chemotaxis protein CheY: MSTGVLIVDDSHFMRNLLRQILEQDYRILGEASNGAEAVKLYKEHDPDIVMMDIVMPKCNGIKATAAIKKIDPDARVIMCTSVGQREKMKLAVKAGADGYVTKPFEEPSVRKALSDVVAA; encoded by the coding sequence ATGTCGACAGGGGTGCTCATCGTGGACGACTCTCATTTTATGCGGAACTTGCTGCGCCAGATCTTAGAGCAGGACTACCGCATTCTGGGAGAGGCGTCCAACGGCGCTGAAGCCGTCAAACTGTACAAAGAACACGATCCCGACATCGTCATGATGGACATCGTGATGCCCAAATGCAACGGCATCAAGGCGACCGCAGCGATCAAGAAGATCGATCCGGACGCCCGCGTCATCATGTGTACGAGCGTCGGACAGCGTGAGAAAATGAAACTCGCCGTGAAGGCTGGCGCCGACGGCTACGTCACGAAACCGTTCGAAGAGCCCAGCGTCAGAAAAGCCCTTTCAGACGTCGTCGCTGCATGA